A portion of the Paenibacillus hamazuiensis genome contains these proteins:
- a CDS encoding flavin monoamine oxidase family protein: protein MHNSVVIVGAGLSGLRAASLLHVQGIPCRVLEARDRIGGRILSSSVLNRPELGKFDLGPTWFWPQYESTITHLVHELNLETFVQYSQGAMLLERSDNESPERYMLPANANVSSIRFAGGVQSLIEAVADTIPPGTIELKTRVTAISLDQNGGITVEADGARERISASAVILALPPRIAARYLEFSPPLPSDLMTDLVNKPTWMAGQAKAVVIYDRPFWRELGLSGFVSSRVGPLQEIHDASPDTGSGALFGFFGIPASMRHELGQDEIEQLVIGQMVRLFGPSADQVSAFLYKDWSQDTETAVEQDFIPLIDVPIYGQPSATGVWEKKIAFAGTETNTQFGGHLEGALQSAERVVSEIQTWLGGHVR, encoded by the coding sequence ATGCACAATTCGGTGGTCATTGTCGGAGCCGGTTTAAGCGGCCTTCGGGCTGCTTCTCTACTTCATGTACAAGGTATCCCGTGTAGGGTTCTGGAGGCTAGAGATCGGATTGGCGGCAGGATCTTAAGCAGTTCTGTTTTAAATCGGCCTGAACTGGGGAAATTTGACCTTGGACCGACATGGTTCTGGCCGCAGTATGAGAGTACGATTACCCATCTTGTTCATGAATTGAATTTGGAAACTTTTGTCCAATACTCCCAAGGGGCAATGTTATTAGAACGGTCCGACAATGAATCGCCAGAGCGATATATGCTGCCAGCCAATGCAAATGTAAGTTCAATTCGATTCGCCGGAGGTGTGCAGTCGCTAATTGAGGCGGTTGCAGATACGATTCCGCCCGGGACAATCGAGTTAAAAACACGGGTTACTGCGATCAGCCTGGATCAGAATGGTGGGATCACGGTTGAAGCAGACGGAGCAAGGGAACGAATCTCAGCAAGCGCGGTTATCCTAGCGTTACCACCCCGGATTGCAGCGCGATATCTGGAATTTTCACCGCCTCTTCCTTCAGATCTGATGACAGACCTTGTTAACAAGCCTACGTGGATGGCGGGACAGGCGAAGGCAGTTGTCATCTATGATCGACCTTTTTGGAGAGAATTAGGCCTTTCCGGATTCGTATCGAGCCGGGTCGGCCCGTTGCAGGAAATCCATGATGCTTCGCCGGATACAGGCTCTGGTGCGCTATTCGGTTTCTTCGGAATACCGGCAAGTATGCGCCATGAATTGGGGCAGGATGAGATTGAACAATTGGTCATAGGCCAAATGGTTAGGCTGTTTGGACCCTCAGCCGACCAAGTCAGTGCTTTTCTTTATAAGGATTGGTCACAGGATACCGAAACAGCAGTAGAGCAAGACTTTATCCCCCTGATAGATGTCCCGATCTATGGTCAACCATCGGCAACCGGTGTATGGGAGAAGAAAATCGCTTTTGCAGGTACAGAGACGAATACGCAATTCGGCGGGCATCTGGAAGGTGCACTTCAGTCAGCAGAAAGGGTCGTTTCAGAGATCCAAACATGGTTAGGAGGTCACGTACGGTGA
- a CDS encoding ROK family transcriptional regulator, translating into MQVRSESNSHQRMKQDNRAHVLRLLQEQPHMTRVKLAELTGLTKQTVTNIIQELLTQQLVAEEASKGAAGVGRPPVYLRFRREKLTAAGIQVTPSYIRGILLDLDATVLYETQTELEPEMMEREDGGSQVVSRIRSTIHTLLSRLPADSCFMGAGIGLQGIIDGSGGRVKFSRYLKLFDYPLKELFSKEFPFIICVDNLVRAFAAGEIWRKRHQAWRHVLCVYADQAVGGAILIDGKLYTGNDWQAGKFGHTKVVRNGRACRCGKKGCVEAHISIPVLLSLAGGHYRDFDEMLHHLNEEAKSELFEEAGRHLGFAIGNAVNLLNPECIIVGGELTKARSWLEQPMLDEMRQTVSIPNDRTPLYISDYDQNNGGIGAASLVFHQWLLDPVHISAEDAKAWLTRSRLNGIGDHDAPSFDEHLPGGGAN; encoded by the coding sequence GTGCAGGTCAGATCAGAGTCAAACAGCCACCAGCGCATGAAGCAGGATAATCGGGCGCATGTATTGCGATTGCTGCAGGAGCAGCCGCATATGACCCGGGTGAAGCTTGCGGAGCTGACCGGTTTGACCAAACAGACGGTCACCAATATTATTCAGGAGCTGCTCACCCAACAGCTCGTTGCCGAAGAGGCTTCGAAAGGAGCCGCCGGGGTGGGCAGGCCTCCCGTTTATTTGCGTTTCAGGCGCGAGAAGCTGACGGCCGCAGGCATTCAAGTGACGCCATCCTATATTCGCGGCATCCTGCTTGATCTTGACGCAACGGTGTTATACGAGACGCAAACGGAACTGGAGCCCGAAATGATGGAACGCGAAGACGGCGGCAGCCAGGTCGTGTCGCGCATCCGGTCGACCATCCATACGCTGCTGAGCCGTCTTCCGGCAGACAGCTGCTTTATGGGCGCCGGGATCGGACTGCAGGGGATTATAGACGGCAGCGGCGGCAGGGTGAAGTTTTCCCGGTATTTAAAATTGTTTGATTATCCTTTAAAGGAACTGTTCAGCAAAGAGTTTCCTTTTATCATCTGCGTCGACAATCTGGTCCGTGCTTTTGCGGCCGGCGAAATATGGAGGAAGCGCCATCAAGCCTGGAGGCACGTATTGTGCGTTTATGCCGATCAAGCGGTTGGCGGTGCCATTTTAATCGACGGCAAGCTGTATACGGGAAACGATTGGCAGGCCGGGAAGTTCGGCCATACGAAAGTCGTAAGAAACGGCAGGGCGTGCCGGTGCGGCAAAAAAGGATGCGTGGAAGCCCACATTTCCATCCCGGTCTTGCTTTCGCTTGCCGGCGGCCATTACCGGGATTTCGATGAAATGCTGCATCATTTGAATGAAGAAGCGAAAAGCGAGTTATTCGAAGAGGCGGGCCGTCACCTTGGATTTGCCATAGGAAATGCGGTTAACTTGTTAAATCCCGAGTGCATCATTGTCGGGGGAGAGCTGACCAAAGCCAGAAGCTGGCTCGAGCAGCCGATGCTGGACGAAATGAGGCAAACCGTCAGCATCCCGAATGACCGGACCCCTCTTTATATTTCCGATTACGATCAAAACAACGGTGGCATCGGAGCCGCGTCCCTTGTTTTTCACCAATGGCTCCTTGACCCGGTTCATATATCGGCTGAAGATGCGAAAGCTTGGCTCACACGCAGCCGGCTGAACGGCATCGGCGACCACGACGCTCCCAGCTTTGATGAGCATCTTCCAGGAGGGGGCGCGAACTGA
- a CDS encoding MFS transporter, producing the protein MSNETVFVGKPINGMGKSLRPYVDSPENQRQLYKRTMIIVIASQVFGGAGLAAGITVGALLAQDMLGTDSYAGVPTALFTLGSAAAALVVGRLSQRLGRRAGLAAGFLTGGLGAAGVVLAAVFNSIVLLFVSLLVYGAGTATNLQARYAGTDLALPTQRAKAISTAMVFTTFGAVAGPNLVNITGRIATLLGAPTLSGPFMLAAVAYILAGFVLLIFLRPDPLIVAKAIAETQRAQDSRNHAQQSHTLITGVNKRGIIVGASVMVLTQIVMVGIMTMTPVHMKHHGHGLGEVGVVIGIHVAAMYLPSLLTGILVDKYGRMPMSYASGVTLLLAGLLAAFASGDSMVLLVLALALLGLGWNFGLISGTAAIVDATPPHIRAKTQGTVDVLVALAGASGGALSGMVVAQSSYSTLSLAGGFLSLLLIPVVLWSRKKV; encoded by the coding sequence ATGTCGAACGAGACGGTATTCGTTGGAAAACCAATAAATGGTATGGGAAAATCACTTAGGCCATATGTGGATTCCCCTGAGAATCAGCGTCAGCTGTACAAAAGAACGATGATCATCGTCATTGCTTCCCAGGTGTTTGGCGGGGCGGGTCTGGCTGCAGGGATCACAGTAGGGGCACTGCTTGCACAGGATATGCTCGGAACAGACAGCTATGCTGGTGTTCCGACGGCACTGTTTACGTTAGGCTCTGCTGCCGCGGCGCTCGTCGTCGGCCGCTTATCTCAACGTTTGGGGCGTCGTGCGGGCTTGGCCGCGGGTTTCTTAACAGGCGGACTTGGTGCTGCAGGCGTCGTCCTGGCAGCTGTTTTCAATAGTATAGTGCTGCTCTTCGTTTCGCTGCTGGTCTATGGAGCAGGGACGGCTACCAACCTGCAGGCCAGATATGCCGGTACGGATCTGGCACTCCCGACACAGCGGGCCAAAGCGATTAGTACGGCCATGGTCTTCACGACATTTGGTGCGGTTGCAGGACCGAATCTCGTAAATATTACAGGTCGAATTGCGACTTTGTTAGGCGCTCCTACGTTATCCGGTCCATTCATGCTGGCAGCTGTTGCTTATATATTGGCAGGTTTCGTATTGCTCATATTCTTGCGGCCAGATCCTTTAATCGTGGCCAAAGCTATTGCAGAAACACAACGTGCACAAGATAGCCGGAACCACGCACAGCAATCCCATACTCTTATAACGGGTGTGAATAAACGGGGGATAATTGTTGGTGCGTCGGTGATGGTGTTAACCCAGATTGTGATGGTTGGTATTATGACCATGACACCGGTTCACATGAAGCATCACGGACATGGACTTGGCGAGGTTGGTGTCGTGATCGGAATTCATGTTGCCGCAATGTATCTGCCCTCACTGCTCACCGGCATTCTCGTCGATAAGTACGGACGGATGCCGATGTCCTATGCCTCTGGAGTGACTTTGCTCTTGGCCGGCTTACTCGCTGCATTTGCATCCGGTGACTCCATGGTACTGCTTGTTCTTGCGCTTGCGCTACTTGGATTGGGGTGGAATTTTGGTCTGATCAGCGGAACAGCAGCGATTGTCGATGCCACACCTCCACATATACGTGCCAAGACACAAGGAACGGTGGACGTTTTGGTTGCTCTTGCCGGGGCATCCGGAGGTGCATTGTCCGGCATGGTGGTGGCTCAGTCCAGCTATTCGACACTCTCCCTGGCCGGAGGATTCCTGTCTTTGCTTCTTATACCGGTTGTCCTGTGGTCCAGGAAGAAGGTATAA
- a CDS encoding carbohydrate ABC transporter permease: MGTNANLETWGKPMFRKKAEARSRFSLWPKLGTIGLLTAKHALLIGGSLVMAFPFLWMFLGSLKLPDEIFSGGIWRLPSEWRWEHYAEAWKRAPFDRFFINSALVSVSTVIAQLITCSMAAYAFACVNFKAKQTLFLIFIATTMIPFESTMIPSYLVIKWLGLMNTHLAMILPSATSVFGIFLLRQFFLTIPRDLLDAAKIDGCSHAGILLRIVVPLSQTIAATLSLFAFIHAWNSYLWPLLVTNTTGMRTVQVGLRYMVDKELGTQWPQMLAASTFIILPIVLLFVFLQKYFVRGMVQSGLK; encoded by the coding sequence ATGGGGACAAACGCAAATCTGGAAACTTGGGGCAAACCGATGTTCCGTAAAAAAGCGGAGGCGCGCAGCCGGTTTTCGCTTTGGCCAAAGCTGGGCACGATCGGTTTGCTGACGGCGAAGCACGCGCTTCTAATCGGGGGCTCGCTTGTGATGGCGTTTCCTTTTTTATGGATGTTCCTCGGTTCTTTGAAGCTGCCTGACGAGATTTTCTCAGGGGGCATATGGCGGCTTCCGAGCGAATGGCGGTGGGAGCATTATGCCGAAGCTTGGAAGCGGGCTCCGTTCGATCGATTTTTTATAAACAGCGCCCTCGTATCGGTCAGCACGGTCATCGCTCAGTTAATCACCTGCAGCATGGCGGCATATGCCTTTGCCTGCGTGAATTTCAAGGCGAAACAAACGCTTTTTCTGATTTTTATCGCGACGACGATGATTCCGTTTGAATCGACGATGATTCCTTCGTATTTGGTGATCAAGTGGCTGGGGCTTATGAATACGCATTTGGCGATGATTTTGCCGAGCGCCACCAGCGTATTTGGCATTTTCCTGCTCCGCCAGTTTTTCCTGACCATTCCGAGGGACCTGCTCGATGCGGCGAAGATAGACGGCTGCTCGCATGCCGGCATTCTGCTAAGGATCGTGGTTCCCTTATCCCAAACGATAGCGGCCACCTTGAGTTTATTCGCCTTTATTCATGCCTGGAACAGTTATTTATGGCCGCTGCTGGTCACGAACACAACGGGCATGAGAACGGTGCAGGTCGGTCTTCGCTATATGGTGGACAAGGAGCTGGGCACGCAATGGCCGCAAATGCTGGCTGCTTCCACCTTTATTATTTTGCCGATCGTTTTGCTGTTTGTGTTTTTGCAAAAATATTTCGTTCGCGGCATGGTGCAAAGCGGATTGAAATAA
- a CDS encoding carbohydrate ABC transporter permease, protein MSAVRLRENAAGFMLLSPSLLILFVFVVIPIGYSACLSLFSWDMMRPSPTFVGFDNYVHLFGNPAFYSTLTRTLLYTVLTVPAAMTISLAFAILLDKGVRSLITIYRTLFFAPIITSTVAISVVWMFIYHPDYGLANSVLQSLGLQPLKWLNASSTALLSLAIMAVWKQIGFCVIIYLAGLQGIPAELEEAAKVDGAGRYRVLASIKLPLLTPTVFFLVVYLTIEQLQTFAQVDVMTKGGPAGSTELIVMHLYNYAFERFQMGYASAIAMVLLVIILLLTWVQMRSAGRKVHYQ, encoded by the coding sequence GTGTCTGCCGTAAGGCTGAGGGAAAATGCCGCCGGATTTATGCTGTTGTCACCCTCCCTGCTGATCTTATTCGTATTTGTCGTCATTCCGATCGGCTACAGCGCGTGCTTGAGTTTGTTTTCGTGGGATATGATGAGGCCGTCTCCGACCTTCGTAGGCTTCGACAACTACGTGCATCTTTTCGGCAATCCCGCTTTTTACAGCACGCTGACCCGAACGCTGCTGTACACGGTGCTGACCGTGCCGGCGGCAATGACGATTTCTCTGGCTTTTGCGATCCTGCTGGACAAGGGAGTGCGCAGCCTGATTACGATTTACCGCACGCTTTTTTTCGCCCCGATCATTACTTCGACGGTAGCGATTTCCGTTGTCTGGATGTTTATTTACCACCCGGATTACGGTCTGGCGAACTCCGTGCTCCAATCGCTCGGACTTCAACCGTTAAAATGGCTTAACGCGTCGAGCACCGCGCTTCTGTCGCTTGCGATCATGGCCGTATGGAAGCAGATCGGCTTTTGCGTCATCATTTACCTGGCCGGGTTGCAGGGGATTCCGGCCGAGCTTGAGGAAGCCGCCAAAGTGGACGGAGCCGGAAGGTACCGCGTTCTTGCGAGCATCAAACTGCCTTTGCTGACGCCGACCGTATTTTTTCTGGTCGTGTATTTGACCATCGAGCAGCTGCAAACCTTCGCCCAAGTCGATGTCATGACCAAGGGAGGACCGGCAGGCAGCACCGAGCTGATCGTTATGCATTTGTATAATTACGCCTTTGAACGATTCCAAATGGGCTATGCCTCCGCTATTGCCATGGTGCTGCTTGTCATTATTCTGCTGCTGACCTGGGTGCAAATGCGATCTGCCGGCCGCAAGGTTCATTACCAGTAG
- a CDS encoding ABC transporter substrate-binding protein: MRRWKRISASLIATAVVSSITGCGGGTASTGGNAAAGGEQAASANQTVTLKLWTTEKDLLKDYLDSFHAANSNIKVEAEFMGDYDEMAKKVQAGIVSGSLPHVVQLGQRHAIPQIADSGKLLPIESFMTQEEMADVLPGFWQRYTYKGKKWVIPFQSSTPVMYYNKTMLEKNGLKVPDTWDDLVEAGKKLSKDGTWGFNVNSDSPWYFQPMVWNRGGQLIQKDGTPNVNGKEAVETLRSIQDLVHQSKVMPQNQIKSSGEDFVAGKLAFLLRSGASLAGLKKQVGDKFEIGVAFLPKVNERWVPIGGNGLGIFKSDKLHEEASWKLVSYLTSKEVTAANSMATGYIPVKKAAFELPQFKAHLEKDPNFKVAIDQTQYLRGEGIHPADAIIWSGIVKAIETVHNDPKADPQAVLDKLQAEVVEYMKTYK; this comes from the coding sequence ATGAGACGATGGAAACGTATTTCGGCCTCCTTGATCGCGACTGCGGTCGTAAGTTCAATAACCGGGTGCGGCGGCGGCACGGCGTCAACGGGAGGAAACGCCGCAGCAGGCGGGGAGCAAGCGGCTTCCGCAAACCAGACCGTGACGCTGAAACTGTGGACGACAGAAAAAGATTTGCTTAAAGACTACTTGGATTCGTTCCATGCAGCCAATTCCAATATTAAAGTCGAAGCGGAATTTATGGGCGATTATGATGAAATGGCCAAGAAGGTACAGGCGGGCATTGTATCCGGAAGCCTTCCTCATGTCGTGCAGCTGGGGCAGCGGCATGCGATCCCGCAAATAGCCGACAGCGGCAAGCTGCTGCCGATCGAAAGTTTTATGACGCAGGAGGAAATGGCCGATGTGCTCCCGGGTTTTTGGCAGCGCTACACGTACAAAGGGAAAAAATGGGTCATTCCGTTTCAAAGCAGCACTCCGGTCATGTATTATAATAAGACAATGCTCGAAAAAAACGGGCTGAAGGTGCCGGATACGTGGGATGATTTGGTTGAAGCGGGCAAAAAGCTGAGCAAGGACGGAACTTGGGGATTCAACGTAAACAGCGACAGCCCGTGGTATTTCCAGCCGATGGTATGGAATCGCGGCGGCCAATTGATCCAAAAAGACGGGACGCCGAACGTGAACGGCAAGGAAGCCGTCGAGACGCTTAGATCGATACAGGATCTGGTCCATCAATCCAAAGTGATGCCGCAAAATCAGATCAAATCGTCCGGGGAAGATTTTGTCGCAGGGAAGCTGGCGTTTTTGCTCCGTTCCGGCGCTTCGCTGGCCGGCCTCAAGAAGCAGGTCGGGGATAAATTCGAAATCGGCGTCGCTTTCCTCCCGAAAGTGAACGAGCGCTGGGTTCCGATCGGCGGCAACGGGCTCGGTATTTTCAAGTCGGACAAGCTGCACGAGGAGGCTTCCTGGAAGCTGGTCTCCTATTTGACGAGCAAGGAGGTAACCGCCGCCAATTCAATGGCGACCGGCTACATTCCGGTCAAAAAAGCCGCCTTCGAGCTTCCGCAGTTTAAGGCGCATTTGGAGAAAGACCCGAATTTCAAGGTGGCGATCGATCAAACGCAATATTTGCGCGGGGAGGGCATCCATCCGGCCGACGCGATCATCTGGTCGGGGATCGTTAAAGCGATCGAAACGGTCCACAACGATCCGAAAGCCGATCCTCAGGCGGTGCTGGACAAACTTCAGGCCGAAGTTGTCGAATATATGAAGACCTACAAATAA
- a CDS encoding zinc-binding dehydrogenase — translation MKMMNAMQIPSKGEKMTLIQIPVPQPGEKQVLLRVEACGVCHGDAVAIRGASPAYPRIPGHEVVGIVEQLGLGSTKWNIGERVGIGWHGGNNHVTGLTIDGGYAEYMVAYEDSLSRIPDGLSAVEAAPLMCAGETTFSALRNSKARAGDLVAIQGIGGLGHLAAQYAKKAGFRTVAISRGRDKEALIRQLGAHHYIDSDEEDPARALQALGGAKVILATAPNAKAISSLIKGLGSDGELIIVAGSGEKLELSASDFLKGPNTVRGYFTGHAPEIQDAVNFSVLTDVRPMIECFPLERASEAYDKMMAASTRFRAVLHIYDGN, via the coding sequence GTGAAAATGATGAACGCCATGCAAATTCCGTCCAAAGGGGAAAAGATGACACTCATACAGATTCCAGTGCCACAGCCGGGCGAAAAGCAAGTATTGCTTCGAGTAGAAGCATGTGGCGTATGTCATGGCGACGCGGTCGCCATTAGAGGCGCCTCCCCCGCGTATCCCCGCATCCCTGGTCATGAGGTCGTTGGGATTGTGGAACAACTGGGCCTCGGTTCGACGAAATGGAACATCGGCGAGCGTGTCGGGATTGGATGGCACGGTGGGAACAACCATGTAACAGGCTTGACTATCGACGGTGGGTACGCAGAATACATGGTGGCTTATGAGGATAGTTTGTCCCGCATTCCGGATGGATTGTCCGCAGTAGAAGCAGCACCACTTATGTGTGCAGGTGAAACAACATTTAGTGCTCTTCGAAATAGTAAAGCTCGGGCTGGGGATCTTGTCGCGATCCAAGGCATTGGCGGACTGGGGCATCTAGCGGCTCAGTATGCAAAGAAAGCCGGCTTCCGCACGGTTGCGATCTCACGTGGCCGTGACAAAGAAGCGTTGATCCGCCAGCTTGGAGCACATCACTATATCGATTCCGATGAGGAGGATCCGGCTCGAGCCTTACAGGCATTGGGTGGCGCCAAAGTCATTTTGGCTACTGCGCCGAACGCCAAAGCAATCTCTTCTCTGATCAAGGGGCTTGGATCGGACGGTGAACTCATTATTGTCGCCGGCTCAGGGGAGAAACTAGAATTGTCGGCCAGCGATTTCTTAAAAGGACCGAATACGGTTAGAGGTTATTTTACTGGACATGCGCCGGAAATCCAGGATGCCGTTAATTTCAGTGTGCTTACTGATGTACGGCCGATGATTGAGTGCTTTCCGCTTGAACGTGCAAGCGAAGCCTATGACAAGATGATGGCGGCCTCCACTCGGTTTCGGGCCGTTCTCCATATTTATGATGGCAACTGA
- a CDS encoding RNA polymerase sigma factor yields MTEKELFETYNKDVYKTCYFMLHHAADAEDVCQEVFLTVFRHDWRRVEHLKTWLMRVTVNHCLNHLKKNSRAQANEKRLQQLAPPAEKAAETVAEEREAAKECVQLLSRLPGKIRAAVSLRFISECSLNEVADILSIPVGTVKSRLNKGLKLMKRMAEPANDGKDGGAYGKGRTNVYSVFRR; encoded by the coding sequence TTGACCGAGAAAGAGCTGTTTGAAACGTATAACAAAGACGTTTACAAAACGTGTTATTTCATGCTGCATCACGCCGCGGATGCGGAGGACGTATGCCAGGAGGTGTTTTTGACCGTGTTCCGGCACGACTGGAGGCGGGTCGAGCATTTGAAGACTTGGCTGATGCGCGTGACGGTGAACCATTGCCTGAACCATTTGAAAAAAAACAGCCGCGCGCAGGCTAACGAAAAGCGGCTTCAGCAGCTTGCGCCGCCTGCGGAAAAAGCGGCGGAAACGGTTGCCGAGGAACGGGAGGCGGCCAAGGAATGCGTGCAATTGTTAAGCCGCCTGCCCGGGAAAATAAGAGCCGCCGTTTCGCTGCGCTTTATAAGCGAGTGCAGTCTGAACGAGGTGGCGGATATTTTGAGCATCCCGGTCGGAACGGTGAAGTCCCGGCTGAACAAGGGACTCAAGCTGATGAAGCGGATGGCGGAGCCGGCAAATGACGGAAAGGATGGTGGCGCTTATGGAAAAGGCCGAACAAACGTTTACTCGGTTTTTAGAAGATGA
- a CDS encoding glycerophosphodiester phosphodiesterase: protein MMNLAHRGASEYAPENTLAAFYKGLEMGASGLETDLRLSRDGIVFLLHDERLERTTNGTGRASEYTWKELQELDAGSWFAAAYAGERLVSLETFLHFFARKPIHLALEMKEEGLEEDTLRLLAKYGISNRVTITSFQQGILRMVRRLDSAVRIGFLVKQYTEEILAELKEISAQQICLTAETITKDGVNRLKAAGLEVRAWRVRDEALMHHCLECGVDGMTINFPDKLTEALRRVL from the coding sequence ATGATGAATTTGGCGCACCGGGGAGCGTCGGAGTACGCCCCGGAAAATACGTTAGCCGCGTTTTACAAAGGTTTGGAAATGGGAGCAAGCGGACTGGAAACCGATCTTCGGTTATCCAGGGACGGCATCGTTTTTTTGCTGCATGATGAACGGCTGGAGCGGACGACGAACGGAACGGGCAGGGCAAGCGAATATACATGGAAGGAACTGCAGGAGCTGGATGCGGGCTCCTGGTTTGCGGCGGCGTATGCGGGGGAACGTCTGGTTAGCCTGGAGACTTTTCTGCACTTCTTCGCAAGAAAGCCGATTCATCTTGCTTTGGAGATGAAGGAGGAGGGGCTGGAGGAAGATACGCTCAGGCTGCTCGCGAAGTACGGGATTTCGAACAGAGTGACGATTACCTCGTTTCAGCAGGGGATTTTGCGAATGGTCCGCAGGCTCGATTCCGCGGTGCGCATCGGCTTCCTGGTTAAGCAGTATACGGAAGAAATCTTAGCCGAGCTTAAAGAGATTTCCGCACAGCAAATTTGCCTGACGGCCGAAACAATTACGAAGGACGGGGTAAACCGTCTCAAGGCTGCCGGTCTGGAGGTACGGGCCTGGAGAGTCCGGGACGAAGCGCTTATGCATCACTGCCTTGAGTGCGGCGTCGACGGCATGACGATCAACTTTCCCGACAAATTAACGGAGGCATTGCGCCGCGTGCTATAA
- a CDS encoding PLP-dependent aminotransferase family protein: MPINSFDNYPMSWKPSIDRTHKPIYKVLARQLQQDILNGVLLPGTRLPSQRELADFLDLNLSTVSKAFKMCELKGLLSAAVGSGTFVSYGAVSNAYLLEDTKPKHLIEMGATLPDNASYEPLLLQLRSMLQEPDYEKWFGYGRSGENLWQKDAALKLIRRSGLETTVDRILLANGGQNAIAATLASLCKPGDRIGADPHTYPGLKTAAAMLSIQIVPIKSENDVMSPTALEYACKNDDIKGIYLIPDYHNPTASMMPAENRKRIAAVAQKYNQFIIEDASYSLLCEKPLPAVASFAPEQAIYIASLSKSIAPGLRLAYVAVPSAFKEPIAKALYNLNVSVPPLFAELAARTIVSNQFESLIEGHREQAIRRNQIVNRYLADYTCLGVDTGIFRWLLLPGKITGAEFETLAARQGVQVYAADRFVVGNSSPERAVRISVCAPETLEELEEGLTIIQSLLQELTL; the protein is encoded by the coding sequence ATGCCTATTAATTCGTTTGACAACTATCCAATGAGCTGGAAACCATCGATCGATAGAACCCATAAACCTATTTATAAAGTACTCGCGAGACAATTACAACAGGATATTCTAAACGGAGTTTTATTACCTGGAACAAGACTTCCCTCACAGCGTGAATTGGCCGATTTCCTGGACTTAAATTTGAGCACCGTATCGAAAGCGTTTAAAATGTGCGAGTTGAAAGGCTTATTAAGCGCTGCAGTGGGTAGTGGGACATTCGTATCGTATGGTGCGGTATCGAATGCGTATTTACTTGAGGATACCAAACCGAAGCATTTAATTGAGATGGGAGCAACACTACCCGATAATGCTTCCTACGAGCCGCTGCTGCTCCAGCTGAGAAGTATGCTGCAAGAGCCGGATTATGAAAAATGGTTTGGTTATGGTCGTTCAGGCGAAAATCTTTGGCAAAAGGACGCAGCTTTGAAGCTGATCCGAAGGAGCGGCCTTGAAACAACAGTTGATCGCATTTTATTGGCAAATGGGGGGCAAAATGCGATTGCGGCCACACTTGCGAGTTTATGTAAGCCCGGAGACCGCATAGGTGCCGATCCTCACACTTACCCTGGTTTAAAAACGGCTGCAGCGATGCTCAGCATCCAAATCGTACCAATCAAATCCGAGAACGATGTGATGAGTCCAACCGCCTTGGAGTATGCGTGTAAGAATGACGATATTAAAGGGATTTACTTGATTCCCGATTATCATAATCCGACAGCTAGCATGATGCCTGCAGAAAATCGCAAAAGGATTGCAGCAGTTGCCCAAAAATATAATCAGTTCATTATCGAAGATGCGTCGTACAGTCTCCTGTGCGAAAAACCGCTCCCAGCCGTTGCATCATTTGCGCCGGAACAGGCTATCTATATCGCCAGTTTATCCAAATCGATCGCACCGGGGTTGCGACTTGCTTATGTAGCCGTTCCTAGCGCCTTCAAAGAGCCAATCGCAAAAGCACTTTATAATCTAAATGTTTCCGTGCCGCCATTATTTGCAGAACTGGCAGCGCGTACGATTGTATCGAATCAATTCGAGAGCTTGATTGAGGGACATCGGGAACAAGCGATTCGCAGAAATCAAATCGTAAACCGGTATCTGGCAGACTATACGTGTCTAGGTGTCGATACTGGGATCTTCCGTTGGCTGCTCTTACCAGGCAAGATTACAGGGGCGGAATTTGAGACGTTAGCTGCACGGCAGGGGGTACAAGTGTATGCGGCTGATCGATTTGTCGTTGGGAACAGTTCTCCGGAGCGGGCTGTTAGGATTTCCGTTTGTGCACCGGAAACACTGGAAGAGCTGGAGGAAGGATTGACGATCATTCAATCTTTACTTCAAGAACTGACTTTATAA